In a single window of the Kwoniella shandongensis chromosome 5, complete sequence genome:
- a CDS encoding 40S ribosomal protein eS17: MGRVRTKTVKRASRVLIEKYYPRLTLDFHSNKRLLDEVASVPSKRLRNKISGFTTHLMKRIQKGPVRGISFRLQEEERERKDQYVPEVSALAAAEESPLEVDSETKDLLKSLGFDDLSVNVINVSANPVRERKTRFVPGAGRS, translated from the exons ATG GGTCGAGTTAGGACAAAGACAGTTAAGAGGGCTTCCCGAGTGCTCATTGAAAAGTACTACCcccgactcactctcgactTCCA CTCCAACAAGCGTCTCCTCGATGAGGTCGCCTCTGTCCCCTCcaagaggttgaggaacAAGATCTCCGGTT TCACCACCCACTTGATGAAGCGAATCCAGAAGGGTCCCGTGCGAGGTATCTCTTTCAGGTTgcaagaggaggagcgagagcgaaAGGACCA ATACGTTCCCGAAGTTTCCGCCCTTGCCGCTGCCGAGGAGTCCCCTCTCGAGGTCGACTCGGAGACCAAGGACCTCCTCAAGTCTCTCGGTTTCGACGACCTCTCCGTCAACGTCATCAACGTCTCTGCCAACCCTGTCcgagagaggaagacccGATTCGTCCCCGGTGCCGGTCGATCTTAA
- a CDS encoding centromere/microtubule-binding protein CBF5: MAAASSSSAGLSNDKVTELQQSGDFSIKSEAVTPKLDTSQWPLLLKNYDKLLVRSSHFTPIPTGVSPLKRDLQTYVKSGVINLDKPSNPSSHEVVAWLKRILRVEKTGHSGTLDPKVTGCLIVCIDRATRLVKSQQGAGKEYVCVVRFHDTLPDEKALPRALETLTGALFQRPPLISAVKRQLRVRTIYESKLIEYDNKRNMGVFWVSCEAGTYIRTLCVHLGLLLGVGAHMQELRRVRSGITGENDDIVSMHDVLDAQWLYDNTRDETYLRRVVRPLESLLTNFKRIVVKDSAVNAVCYGAKLMIPGLLRYESDIEVHEEVVLMTTKGEAIAIGIAMMSTVDLASCDHGVVAKVKRCIMNRDLYPRRWGLGPKAQEKKKMIKKGELDKYGKKIDGVTPQGWSKEYVDYNADEAEGGLVNTQPQATITPIEVDGEEKEKKRKRESEVGVPETPVKTEDGDEKKKKKKVKTEDGEEREETAEERARRKAEKKAKKEKKAE; the protein is encoded by the exons ACACCTCTCAATGGCCTTTGTTATTGAAGAACTACGACAAATTGCTCGTCCGATCTTCTCATTTCACCCCTATCCCTACT GGTGTCTCACCGCTCAAGCGAGATCTTCAAACCTATGTCAAATCCGGTGtgatcaacctcgacaaacCTTCCAACCCATCCTCTCACGAAGTTGTCGCATGGTTGAAACGTATCTTGCGAGTAGAAAAGACTGGACATTCAGGAACTCTCGACCCTAAAGTTACAGGATGCTTGATCGTGTGTATTGACCGAGCGACTCGACTTGTCAAATCTCAACAAGGTGCAGGAAAGGAGTACGTTTGTGTCGTTCGATTCCACGATACTCTCCCCGACGAGAAGGCTTTGCCACGAGCATTAGAGACTTTGACCGGAGCTCTTTTCCAACGACCCCCTTTGATCTCGGCCGTCAAGAGACAACTTCGTGTGAGAACAATCTACGAGTCGAAATTGATCGAATACGACAACAAGAGGAACATGGGTGTCTTCTGGGTCTCGTGTGAGGCAGGAACATATATCAGAACACTCTGTGTCCATCTCGGTCTGTTGTTGGGTGTCGGCGCGCACATGCaggagttgagaagagtgagaagTGGTATCACCGGAGAGAACGACGATATCGTTTCTATGCACGACGTCTTGGACGCTCAATGGTTGTACGACAACACGagggatg AGACATACCTCCGACGAGTTGTCCGACCTCTCGAGTCGCTCCTCACCAACTTCAAGCGAATTGTCGTCAAAGACTCTGCCGTCAACGCGGTTTGTTACGGTGCCAAGCTCATGATTCCCGGTTTGTTGCGATACGAATCCGACATCGAGGTTCACGAGGAGGTCGTTCTTATGACCACCAAGGGAGAAGCCATCGCCATCGGTATCGCCATGATGTCGACCGTCGACCTCGCCTCGTGCGATCACGGTGTTGTCGCCAAAGTCAAGCGATGTATCATGAACAGAGACTTGTACCCCCGACGATGGGGTTTGGGACCCAAAGcccaggagaagaagaagatgatcaagaagggagagttggACAAGTACGGAAAGAAGATCGATGGTGTTACACCGCAAGGATGGTCAAAGGAGTATGTGGATTACAATGCCGATGAAGCCGAGGGCGGTTTGGTCAACACCCAACCTCAAGCGACAATCACACCAATCGAAGTtgacggagaggagaaggagaagaagagaaagagagaatCAGAGGTCGGTGTTCCTGAAACACCCGTGAAGACAGAGGacggagatgagaagaag aagaagaagaaggtgaagacagaggacggtgaagagcgagaggagacTGCCGAGGAGCGAGCGCGCAGAaaggcagagaagaaggccaagaaggagaagaaggccgagtAA